One region of Myxocyprinus asiaticus isolate MX2 ecotype Aquarium Trade chromosome 38, UBuf_Myxa_2, whole genome shotgun sequence genomic DNA includes:
- the ompb gene encoding olfactory marker protein b, with amino-acid sequence MSLELTFNPDIQLTEVMRLRVQSLQQRGQKRQDGERLLRSNEHVYRLDFSEQALHFTRWNIRMSAPGRLNIIATSQLWTPDLTHLMTRQLLEPTGFFWRSAGDDTEVPIQCYEADAQEFGERIAELAKVRKVMYFLFAFEDGCSPESIECSIEFEISK; translated from the coding sequence ATGTCTCTTGAATTGACGTTTAACCCTGATATACAGTTGACGGAGGTGATGCGTCTGCGTGTACAGTCTCTGCAGCAGCGGGGACAGAAAAGACAGGATGGAGAACGTCTCCTGAGGTCCAACGAGCACGTCTACCGCTTGGACTTCTCCGAGCAGGCATTGCATTTCACCCGTTGGAACATCCGCATGTCTGCACCTGGCCGACTGAACATCATAGCCACGTCCCAGCTCTGGACGCCCGACCTCACCCACCTTATGACGCGCCAGCTCCTAGAACCTACTGGATTCTTCTGGAGAAGCGCAGGGGACGACACCGAGGTGCCCATCCAATGCTATGAGGCAGATGCCCAGGAGTTTGGAGAGAGGATAGCTGAGCTAGCCAAGGTGCGCAAGGTGATGTATTTTCTGTTTGCCTTCGAAGATGGCTGTAGTCCGGAGAGCATCGAGTGCTCCATAGAGTTCGAGATATCAAAGTGA